A stretch of DNA from Methanolinea mesophila:
GGACCGCCGCCATCCCCGCTTCCCGGCAGATCGCCTGGAGTTCGGCCCCTGTGGTATTCTCGGTCATCGAGACGATGGTGTCCAGGTCTACACCCTTCATGTTCATCTTCCGGGAGTGGATCTTCAGGATCTCCCTGCGGGCATCCCGGTCCGGGAGGGGGATGGCGATCACACGATCGAACCTGCCGGGGCGGAGGAGTGCCGGGTCCAGCATGTCAACGCGGTTCGTCGCGGCCATTATCCTGACCTCTCCCCGGTTGTCGAAGCCGTCCATCTCCGCGAGGAGCTGCATCATCGTCCTCTGGACCTCGGCACTTCCAGAAGTACCGTCGTTCGTCCTCGTGCTCCCCACCGCGTCGATCTCATCGATGAACACGATCGCCGGGGAACGCTCCCGGGCCATCATGAACAGCTCCCGGACCAGCTGGGCACCTTCGCCGATATATTTGTGCACCAGTTCGCTCCCCGACATGCGGATGAACGTCGCCCTCGCCTGGTGGGCGACCGCCTTGGCGATAAGGGTCTTCCCGGTACCGGGCGGACCGTAGAGCAGGATTCCCTTCGGGGGCTCGACACCAACGCGTTCGTAAATCTCCGGTCTGGTGAGCGGGTACTCCACCGCTTCCCGCACCTCCTCGATCTCCTTCTTCAGGCCGCCGACCTGTGCGAAGGTCACATCGGGAGATTCGTCGAGCTCCATTACCCGGACCCTCGAGTCAAAGATGTTCCCCACCACTTTCACGATCGAGAGCGCATTGTTTACCGCCACCTTGCTCCCGGGCTTGAGCTGTTTGTAGAGCTCATCGTTCACATGGGTCAGGTATTCCTGGTTATTTCCCTGCTGCCGGAGATAGACCTCGCCATTGTCCATCAGGTCCACGACCACCGCGATAAAAAGCGGCATTCTCTTCAACTGGTTGTTCTCCCGTTTGAGCTGGGAGTTCTCCCTCTGCAGCTCGTCGATCCTGACCTTGAGGTCGAGGACCTGGGACTCGAGATCCTGGATTTTTAGCTGGTTTTTGATTTCGGTATCGTTACCGACATTTTTGGCGACGGTATCTTCCATATCAGCTATTATATCTCCCCGTTCACACATTTATTACGTGTGATTATGCTCATCAGGGGGCGTGGCATCTCAAAAGGAACCGGAGAGGGCGATCTCCTCGTGTCACCGGTACCGATCTCGTTTCTCTCCGGGGTCGACCCGGATTCGGGGGTGATTGTTGAGAAAGGCCATCCCCTGGAAGGGAGGAGCATGGCGGGGAAGGTCATGGTATTTCCCTACGGGAAAGGATCCACCGTCGGGTCGTACGTGCTGTATGCACTCTCCAGGAACGGGCACGGGCCGGCTGCGATCATCAACAGTGAAGCGGAGCCGATAATCGCGGTGGGAGCCATCATCGGCGATATCCCGATGGTCGACCGGCTGGACATCGACCTTTCTGAACTAAAGGACGGCATCCGCGCCAGGGTCGACGGGGACAGGGGAGAGGTGGAATACCCGGCGAATCCCGTCTCTTAACCGCCGGAACTGGTAGTAACTGGTAGTCTATGCAACCCGGCGACCTTTCTTCATCAATTCCCGGTTCTCCTGTAATCCCCGGTTCTCCCGGCACTCACGTATGCTGGAGGCTCATTCATGCCGCAAGGAATTCTTACGCGGCACTGTATGCGGCGTGCGAGAAAGAAGGGATCATTCTTGCGCCTGCAAAGGGCCCTCGTCCGGGCATCACCGTCTACAGCCTGAACAGCCTGAACGAAAAACGCTACCGGAAGGAGATCCGGGACGCGGACTCCGTTACCATCGTCGGCGGGCCACATGCCACGGCCTGTTACGAATCGGTGAGCGAGTATGCGGATTACGTGGTGGTGGGGGAGGGGGAATTCGCACTTCCCGCCCTGATCAGGCACATCACCGAGGGACGAACCGGGAAGATCCCCGGGACGGCGACACGCGAGGGCTATGTGCCGGCCGAATATTGCGTACGCCTGGATGCATATCCCCCGTTCTCCCACATGAAGGGTTACGTTGAGATCAGCAGGGGGTGCCCGTTCCGGTGCGGGTACTGCCAGACACCCCGGATGTTCGGTCACAGGATGCGCCATCGCTCCCTGGACTCGATCGCCCTCCATGCCTCCCGTTATCGCGACGCCCGGTTCGTCACTCCGAATGCCCTGGCGTACGGGTCCGACGGGACCCGGCCCCGGCTGGAAAAGGTGGAGGCGCTCTTGAAAAGACTCGACAATAACATATATTTTGGTACGTTTCCGAGCGAAGTGCGCCCGGAATTCGTCACCGATGCGGCACTGGACCTGGTGACCACCTACTGCGCGAACACCCGCCTGCACTTCGGGGGCCAGTCCGGAAGCGACAGGGTCCTTCGCGAGCTCCTTCGCGGCCACAGCGCGCATGATACCATGACCGCGGTCGATCGTTGCCATGAGCACGGGATTATACCTGTTGTGGACTTTATCGTGGGTTTTCCGTTCGAGTCCGACGAAGAACAGCGCGAGACCGCCCGGGCTATCCGGGAGGTATGCCGAGGGGGAAAAGTTCATGTGCACCGCTTCATTCCGCTGCCCGGAACCCCCCTCGCAGGGGCCCGACCGAGGAAAATACTCCCGGAAATCGACCGTTGCCTTGGATCGCTCTCACTTCACGGAAAACTTACCGGTTCCTGGGGTGATCCTCAGATAAGGTTTTGTTCCTGACCTTCGAATTTATACAGCATGATGGATGTGCTCCTGTTAGCAGATCTCCATGGCCAATACGGCCAGATCGAGTCTTTCCTGGATCTGGGACCGGATGTGGTTTTTATTGCGGGCGACATCACCAATATGGGCCCTGCAGAAGAGGTTGAATCACTTATGTCCAGGATTGACGTACCCTGCTTCGCGGTTCCAGGGAACTGCGACCCCAGGGAAGTCGTGGACGTCCTGGAACGGTCCGACTGCGTGTGCCTTCACGGGTCCCAGATCAACCTGGGCAAGATCACCATTGCAGGAGTCGGGGGGTCGAATCCCACGCCGTTCAATACGCCCTTCGAACTCACCGACAAGCAGATCGACGACATCCTGCATTCGGTCATCCCCAAAATGGAGCGTTCTACCCATAATGTGCTCATATCGCACGCCCCGCCCTTCGGGGTGCTCGACACCGCGGCGGGAAACCACGTGGGAAGCGCAAGCGTGCGCCGCCACATGAAATCGTTCGACCTGGTCTGCTGTGCACATATTCACGAGCAGCGGGGGATCACCGAGGAGGAAGGGGTGAAGGTCGTCAACCCGGGGATGGCCGCGATGGGGCAGTGCGCCATGATCCGCTTCGGTCAGGACGCGAAGGAGATCTCGATAGAACTGCTCAGCGTGTAGCCAGGAGAAGTTCCAGGTACGAGGTGAGTATGGGCGTGCCCGAAATGCCCAGCTCCCGGGCAATATCTTCTATCAGTTTTTCCGGATCCTTAAGGTCTATCCTGTTCGGGGCTTCGATCTCCACGAAGGTCCCCAGTCCTTCCACGGTATCGAGGGATATCGTCGCGCCACGGAACCGGTAATTTTCCCGCGTCTTCCTGACTTCCGCGACCTTGAAAAAACCCAAAGACGTGAGCAGGACCTCGAACTCTTCCCCCGAGGCGATATCCACGTTGATCTCCTCACGGGCCTTGAAGTGGTAATCCTTCTTTTTCGGTCCCTTGTAGGTGAGGATGCACCGCCCGTCGAGGTACCGTATCCGGAGCGCCTCGTCCGTGGTCCCGAAGTCCCGGTGGGGAGCGTTGAAATAGGAATCTCTCTCCGCAAAGGTCCCGAGCGGGGTCCCGTGGGAGATTAAAAGGCGTTCCCGCACCGGTTCGAGCGCAGGGACGCGCAACTTGCATTCAATCTCGAGCATGACGTTCCACAGGTTTATCTATTTTCATCGCTTTGATATATAGTCAAAGGTGAGTTTTTCATGCCCATAGAGAACGGTGATTTCATCAGACTGAGCTATACCGGCACCGTTGCGGGGACCATATTCGATACCACCGACGAAGACCAGGCCAAAGATGCGGGAATTCATAACCCCCAGGGCGGGTATGGTCCGGTGACCATCCACGTGGGGAGCCACCACGTCATCGTCGGGCTCGACGAGGCGCTTCCCGGAAAAGAGGTCGGGTATGAAGGTGAGATCGATGTCCCTCCGGAGAAAGCCTTCGGGGAACACGATGCCAAC
This window harbors:
- a CDS encoding proteasome-activating nucleotidase; this encodes MEDTVAKNVGNDTEIKNQLKIQDLESQVLDLKVRIDELQRENSQLKRENNQLKRMPLFIAVVVDLMDNGEVYLRQQGNNQEYLTHVNDELYKQLKPGSKVAVNNALSIVKVVGNIFDSRVRVMELDESPDVTFAQVGGLKKEIEEVREAVEYPLTRPEIYERVGVEPPKGILLYGPPGTGKTLIAKAVAHQARATFIRMSGSELVHKYIGEGAQLVRELFMMARERSPAIVFIDEIDAVGSTRTNDGTSGSAEVQRTMMQLLAEMDGFDNRGEVRIMAATNRVDMLDPALLRPGRFDRVIAIPLPDRDARREILKIHSRKMNMKGVDLDTIVSMTENTTGAELQAICREAGMAAVRREASGVSQQDFIDAVKKVKAEVLVDTRMYT
- a CDS encoding DUF126 domain-containing protein — encoded protein: MLIRGRGISKGTGEGDLLVSPVPISFLSGVDPDSGVIVEKGHPLEGRSMAGKVMVFPYGKGSTVGSYVLYALSRNGHGPAAIINSEAEPIIAVGAIIGDIPMVDRLDIDLSELKDGIRARVDGDRGEVEYPANPVS
- a CDS encoding TIGR04013 family B12-binding domain/radical SAM domain-containing protein, with the translated sequence MQPGDLSSSIPGSPVIPGSPGTHVCWRLIHAARNSYAALYAACEKEGIILAPAKGPRPGITVYSLNSLNEKRYRKEIRDADSVTIVGGPHATACYESVSEYADYVVVGEGEFALPALIRHITEGRTGKIPGTATREGYVPAEYCVRLDAYPPFSHMKGYVEISRGCPFRCGYCQTPRMFGHRMRHRSLDSIALHASRYRDARFVTPNALAYGSDGTRPRLEKVEALLKRLDNNIYFGTFPSEVRPEFVTDAALDLVTTYCANTRLHFGGQSGSDRVLRELLRGHSAHDTMTAVDRCHEHGIIPVVDFIVGFPFESDEEQRETARAIREVCRGGKVHVHRFIPLPGTPLAGARPRKILPEIDRCLGSLSLHGKLTGSWGDPQIRFCS
- a CDS encoding metallophosphoesterase family protein gives rise to the protein MMDVLLLADLHGQYGQIESFLDLGPDVVFIAGDITNMGPAEEVESLMSRIDVPCFAVPGNCDPREVVDVLERSDCVCLHGSQINLGKITIAGVGGSNPTPFNTPFELTDKQIDDILHSVIPKMERSTHNVLISHAPPFGVLDTAAGNHVGSASVRRHMKSFDLVCCAHIHEQRGITEEEGVKVVNPGMAAMGQCAMIRFGQDAKEISIELLSV
- the cyaB gene encoding class IV adenylate cyclase, whose translation is MLEIECKLRVPALEPVRERLLISHGTPLGTFAERDSYFNAPHRDFGTTDEALRIRYLDGRCILTYKGPKKKDYHFKAREEINVDIASGEEFEVLLTSLGFFKVAEVRKTRENYRFRGATISLDTVEGLGTFVEIEAPNRIDLKDPEKLIEDIARELGISGTPILTSYLELLLATR